The genomic interval CCCAGGCGGTGTAGGCGATGTTCGCGGGCGAACGCGCGAAGGAAACTGCGACAGCCGTCCCGAAGTGAAGACGCGTTGTATGTTCGGCGATCAACGCGCAGGGCAGGAAGGGATCGTGTTGAGTCTCCTGAGTCCACAGCGCGTCGAATCCAATTTCTTCCGCGGCTTTCGCGATCGCGGGGACGTCTTTCAATCCAGTGGGTGGTAATCCAGCATCGAGTTTCATTTTTTCTCACCACGAAGGACACAAAGTGCACGAAGGAAAATCTGTGGAAAGGCGATCCGTTCGTCGTTCGTCCAACCTTAGTGACCTTCGTGTCCTTTGTGTTTAATCAATTAAATACGCCATGATCCAATTCGTCGTCGCGTTCAACCCGTCCATGTGTGCGCGTTCGTAATTGTGCGACGCATCAATGCCAGGACCGATCAACGCCAGCGCAACATCGCCGCCAGCGCGCCAAAACGCCTCGCCGTCCGACCCGTAAAGCGGATACACATCGGTCTTGTACGCGATGCCATGTTTCTCGGCTATCGCGCGCAACTTTTTATTCAAGCCCTCGTGATACACGCCGCCGCTATCTTTGATGCACAACGTCGCGCTGAACTCATCCGACTCCTGCCCCGCGCCGACGACCGCCATATCCACCGTGACCAACTCCGCCACATCAGATGGGATTCCCGCCGACGCGCCGTGACCCACCTCCTCATAATTGGAGATGTGGAAGTACACGCTTCTTTTCGGACTTCGGCCTGATTCTGCCAACGACTTGATCGCCGCCACAACATTTGCCACGCAGGCCTTGTCGTCGAGGAACCGCGAGCGGATGAATCCATTTGTCACCTCAACGCGCGGATCGAACGCCACGCAATCGCCGACGTTGATTCCCAACTCGCGCGTTTCTTTTTCGGATGTTGTGCGCGCGTCGAGCCTCACTTCCATGTGATCGTCATTGCGCGGAGTGTCTGTCCCCCCAAAAATATGACCCGACGCATTATCAATCAACACCGATCCGCGAATCTTCTCGCCCTTCGACGTGAACACCCACACGCCTTCGGTTTCAATCGTGGGCCACTGCACCCCGCCAATGCGACTCAACTTCAGCCGTCCGCTTGATTTAATTTCCTTCACCACCGCGCCAAGCGTATCCACATGCGCGGTCAAAGCCACAGGCGGCAGATCACTTTCCACCGTCCACTTTGCAACGAGTGCGCCTTTGCGAGTTCTCGATAACTCCAACTGCTGATACTGCGACAACTCCTTTTCAACAAAAGCAATCGCAGGCTCCGCAAAGCCAGTGGGTGAGGGGATGTTGAGCAGGTCAACGAGAAATTTGGTGAAATGGTTTGTGTCAAAATTGGGAAGGTTCATATTATTTGTCCACATCAATTAGAATAACTTTCACGGGCACGGCAGGAAAATGCCGCTTTAGTCTTTCGATATCATACACAAGTTGTTCGCCGTATGAAACTCCTGACGACATTCCTTTGTGTAGATTATGACAGGGTACGATTTCAATTCCAACATCCGCTTTGTTTTCGTTGAAAAAATATTGGAATTTAGCCATATCATAAAACATAAAGGCATACTTACCAAATTGAACCTCAACTAAAACCTTCTCTTTGACAAAATCGACTTGTTTATATGCTCCAGATATGGCAATATCTGAATTTGGTACTGTAATTGTGTACGTGTCTCTAAGTTCTTTGTACCCCCTTCCTTGAAATGCCTTACTGAATTGCTCGTTCATGTCAATAGGCGAATACAACTCTCTGCCTTTTTTAGTCTTTTCCTTGCTTATCTTTGTTCTATGCGCTTTGACCATAGCAATTACATCGTATAGTTCTTGTTCATACTTTGGATAACGAACCTTCAATATTTCCGAACCGCCAAGATGAGAATATTCATATACTATTTTCATTTTTTCTTCTCCACTTTGTATTTTCCACGCTTCTCCATAAGGCTCAGCTGGGCAGTTTTTATCTTTGCTAATTTAATGACCTTGGGAGGAATATTCTCAGTAGGTTTAGTAGGGTTGTAAACTGGACGCTCCATTGGTCGAATCTGCAATTCGCCATTTACTGCTTTAATAATCCTATCTTTAGCGATTGAAATATACTCGGGCATAATTTCCGCACCAACAGCTCTTCGATTATGGATCAAGGATGCGATTGCGGTACTTCCTACTCCCATAAAAGGATCAAGAACCCAATCGTTTTCATTAGTCATTGACAGAACTAATCTCTCAATTAACTCAACAGGAAATTGACACGGATGAATGGTTTTTTCTATATGGTTTGCTTTTACATTGGGGACATCCCAAATATCGCTAGGGTTTTTTCCTAATGGATTCCCAGATAACTCACCTTTTTTTGGTCCCTTGAAATGTTTTTTCTGAGGATATTTTTGAGGTACTCTAATCGGATCTAAATTAAAGGTGTATTTATTGGACTTTGTAAACCAAAGTACCACCTCATATCTTCCTGAAAATCTTTTTGAAGCATGAAGTCCATGACCAAATTCCCACACAATGCGATTTCGCAAATGTAGGCCAAGAGATGCAAAAACAGGGTACAACACAATGTCTAATGGAGTTATCTCGCCGTTAGACACGAAATTTCCCACTTGCCAGCATATACTTCCTTCTGGATGTAAAACACGCGCACATTCCGCAATAACCTGTTTTTGCTGTTCCAGATACTCATTGAGGTTTAAGCGTTTTTCGTACTCTTTGCCAATATTGTATGGAGGAGATGTGACCACAAGTTTGACAGTTTCATTGGGAACCTGTTTCAGTAACTCTAAGCAATCGCCTTCATAAAGTACGCAATTTGTCTTCGGGTCAAATTTTGAGGAAATTTTCATAGGTATATTATAAATTCGAACCTTCAAACTCCATAATTTTCTCCCGCCACTCCTGCGGAACGGAAATCGTCTTCTCGGCGCGATAATCATACGTCACCATCACCACTTCGCCTTTGGCAATTTCCCTGCCTGAATCCGCGTCCACGATATTCTGCTCCCACGTCATAGATTTGTTCCCCAACTTCGCCACATGGACTCCAACCTTGATCTTCTGCCCGAAATACACAGGCTCAAGATACGTGATGTGCGCATCCGCCAGAATCACGCCGATTTCCATAAAGGATTGATCTTTCGTGAATAGTCCCAACTCGACCAAATACGCGATCCGCGCCTGCTCGAAGTAGGTGAGATGCTTCGCGTTGTTGACGTGTCCCTGCGGATCCAAATCCCCGTAGCGGACTTCGATGGGATGATAGAAACGATAACTCATGGCGTGGATTATACCGTTTTGCGCAAAAGGATATACGATATAATACTCAAAAGTCGAGGCACGTATGAGTATTCAAAATCTCGAACCGCAGATTTCTCGTCTGAGCCGCGCCGAAAAAGCGGAATTGTTACAGCGACTCGCTCAAGAAGTGGGAAACACGTGGGCGGGAATCGAAAAAACCGCTGGCGTGTCGGGAGGCGAAGCGTGTATCGTGCGGACGCGCATCCCTGTTTGGACTCTCGATAACTATCGCCGCCTTGGGTGGACGGAAGTCGCCATCCTTGAAAATTTTCCCTCCCTGCGCGCGGTGGATCTGGTCAACGCCTGGGTGTACGCCGATTCGCATGAAGATGAAATCGAGCAAGCCATTCGGTCGAACGAGGAAGCCTGATGGCGTCCTTCTATACCAACGAAAACTTTCCCGTCAAAATAGCCGAATACCTGCGTGAAATGGGACATGATGTCTTGACCTCATTTGAAGCAGGAAATGCAAATCAACGAATCCCCGATGCCGAAGTGTTGAATTTTGCTTCGACAGCGGGGAGAATTTTATTGAATTGCACAAGAAATCGTCCAACCATGCTGGCTTGATCGTTTGCACACAGAATATTGACTTGCGCGAACAGTCAGAACAAATCCACCGAATGGTTCAAGAGGCGGGAGATATGACAGGGAAATTGATTCGGATCAATCGAAAGCAAAAATGAATCAAAATCGGATAGCCCAAACCCACAGACTATCCGACTACACAACTACCAAACTACCAAACTACAAATCTACCTACAATACCTCGCCAACCCCTCGCTATCTTTTATCCCGATCCTGCCATCGAGATTATCAATCAATCCCTGCTCCTTGAACATCACCATCGCCTGATTGACCCGCTTCCGCGACGCGCCGACCAAGTCGGCGATGTCTCCCTGCGTAAGCGTGATGCGGATTTGTGTCACGCCGTCTTTTTCGTGCCCGTATTTCTCGGCGAACGCCAGCAGTTGACGCGCCACGCGTCCGTTCACATCTAATGTTGCCAGCGCTTGAATGAGTTGATCCGATAACCGCACACGCGCAGAGAGAATCTTTACCAAGTTTCGCGCAACAGGCGGGAAGTTATCAAGCAGGTAGTTGAATGTCGTCCTATCCATCCACAACATCAGACTGCTTTCCAACGTCACCGCGCTGGCAGAGCGACCGATGCTGTCAATCAGACTCATCTCGCCAAGCAAATCGCCGCTTCCCAGTATCGAAAGAATCACATCCCGTTCGCCTTGCTCGACGTGAATTTTCACCGTACCATGCAAGATGATATACACCGCCTCGCCAGGTTGTTCGATGGTCATCACATTGCGTCCCGCCTCGAAGATGCGGCGATGCGCGTGCTGGGCAACCCAATCGAGTTGAGTCGGCGTCAGCCCTGCGAACAGTTCGATGTCCGCGAGCAGGTTGCGAGTGTTGTCCTTCCTGATCTCATCCATTTTGAGCATATTGTACATCCTTCCTCCCGCCTCTCCCCATGGGAGAGGGGACGGGGGTGAGGGAATGTCTAGGGGCGAGGTCAATCTCCAACCCCTCATACGCCGCAACCGTATCCTCGAACAGACTCTTCGCCGTCCGTTCCATGCCCGCGATCATCGCGTCGTCATACGACGGATCGTGATGGAACAACACCAACTGTCCAACTTCTGCCGCCGCGGCAACTTCGCAAGCCATCGTCACGGTCGAATGTCCGTACCCCTGCGTGGACGGAAAGCCCGCCAACTGCCCGCGATAATGCTCCTCCAAATATTGCGCGTCGTGGATCAGCACATCCGCATCCCGCGCAAATTGCACAAGCTTGCGATCCGTTCCCACATAGCCCTCCGTATCTGTAGCATAGACGACAGATTTTCCGCGCCAAGTGATTCGGTAGACGTAAACACCTCCAGGATGCGCGTACGATTTGTGAATGCGGATGACGACCGCTTCTTCTCCGACGGGGACGCCTGACTCAGCCACTCGGACTCCCTCGGCATCCCAAACGACGATCTGCGACTCGCGCACCGCTTGAATATCTTTCGACGAAGCCATGTCACGTAACCCGACAGGAAACGTTTCAGACGATTGATTCCGCTCCAACACATTCTTCAACGATTCGTGCGTGCCGTCGGGTCCGTAGATGTGCAGTCTCGCGCTCGGCATGTACGCGGGGACGAAGAACGGAAATCCCTGCGTGTGATCGTGATGCAAATGGCTGAACAGTAACAGAAGTTCGCCCGCCCGTTTCGTCCGCGCCAACTCACGACCCAACGGGATGATCCCCGTCC from Candidatus Defluviilinea gracilis carries:
- a CDS encoding DUF433 domain-containing protein codes for the protein MSIQNLEPQISRLSRAEKAELLQRLAQEVGNTWAGIEKTAGVSGGEACIVRTRIPVWTLDNYRRLGWTEVAILENFPSLRAVDLVNAWVYADSHEDEIEQAIRSNEEA
- a CDS encoding Crp/Fnr family transcriptional regulator; this encodes MLKMDEIRKDNTRNLLADIELFAGLTPTQLDWVAQHAHRRIFEAGRNVMTIEQPGEAVYIILHGTVKIHVEQGERDVILSILGSGDLLGEMSLIDSIGRSASAVTLESSLMLWMDRTTFNYLLDNFPPVARNLVKILSARVRLSDQLIQALATLDVNGRVARQLLAFAEKYGHEKDGVTQIRITLTQGDIADLVGASRKRVNQAMVMFKEQGLIDNLDGRIGIKDSEGLARYCR
- a CDS encoding BstYI, which codes for MKIVYEYSHLGGSEILKVRYPKYEQELYDVIAMVKAHRTKISKEKTKKGRELYSPIDMNEQFSKAFQGRGYKELRDTYTITVPNSDIAISGAYKQVDFVKEKVLVEVQFGKYAFMFYDMAKFQYFFNENKADVGIEIVPCHNLHKGMSSGVSYGEQLVYDIERLKRHFPAVPVKVILIDVDK
- a CDS encoding MBL fold metallo-hydrolase, producing MPNELRVKFWGARGSYPTPGAGTIKYGGNTSSVEVRAGERTIILDAGTGIIPLGRELARTKRAGELLLLFSHLHHDHTQGFPFFVPAYMPSARLHIYGPDGTHESLKNVLERNQSSETFPVGLRDMASSKDIQAVRESQIVVWDAEGVRVAESGVPVGEEAVVIRIHKSYAHPGGVYVYRITWRGKSVVYATDTEGYVGTDRKLVQFARDADVLIHDAQYLEEHYRGQLAGFPSTQGYGHSTVTMACEVAAAAEVGQLVLFHHDPSYDDAMIAGMERTAKSLFEDTVAAYEGLEIDLAPRHSLTPVPSPMGRGGRKDVQYAQNG
- a CDS encoding site-specific DNA-methyltransferase, which produces MKISSKFDPKTNCVLYEGDCLELLKQVPNETVKLVVTSPPYNIGKEYEKRLNLNEYLEQQKQVIAECARVLHPEGSICWQVGNFVSNGEITPLDIVLYPVFASLGLHLRNRIVWEFGHGLHASKRFSGRYEVVLWFTKSNKYTFNLDPIRVPQKYPQKKHFKGPKKGELSGNPLGKNPSDIWDVPNVKANHIEKTIHPCQFPVELIERLVLSMTNENDWVLDPFMGVGSTAIASLIHNRRAVGAEIMPEYISIAKDRIIKAVNGELQIRPMERPVYNPTKPTENIPPKVIKLAKIKTAQLSLMEKRGKYKVEKKK
- a CDS encoding M42 family metallopeptidase, yielding MNLPNFDTNHFTKFLVDLLNIPSPTGFAEPAIAFVEKELSQYQQLELSRTRKGALVAKWTVESDLPPVALTAHVDTLGAVVKEIKSSGRLKLSRIGGVQWPTIETEGVWVFTSKGEKIRGSVLIDNASGHIFGGTDTPRNDDHMEVRLDARTTSEKETRELGINVGDCVAFDPRVEVTNGFIRSRFLDDKACVANVVAAIKSLAESGRSPKRSVYFHISNYEEVGHGASAGIPSDVAELVTVDMAVVGAGQESDEFSATLCIKDSGGVYHEGLNKKLRAIAEKHGIAYKTDVYPLYGSDGEAFWRAGGDVALALIGPGIDASHNYERAHMDGLNATTNWIMAYLID
- a CDS encoding acyl-CoA thioesterase codes for the protein MSYRFYHPIEVRYGDLDPQGHVNNAKHLTYFEQARIAYLVELGLFTKDQSFMEIGVILADAHITYLEPVYFGQKIKVGVHVAKLGNKSMTWEQNIVDADSGREIAKGEVVMVTYDYRAEKTISVPQEWREKIMEFEGSNL